The DNA sequence TATGATTTAAACGAACCGAACACTAATGACGATGGACGTATTAAAGTGAAGAAAGGTTATCATAAATTAAATGGTGACCAAGCACTTGCAGTTGCCAGAACAAGATACCATGATTCAGATCTAAAACGCGGTCAGCGTCAAATGGATCTTATCAAAGCACTTGCCACAAAAGCACAAAGATTAGATTCAGTGAATAAATTAGACAGCTTGATCAAAATCGTCGGCAAGAATTCAAAGCATGATTTATCAAACGATGATATTCAAAAACTGCTTACAACATACCTCCCTGCTGATTTAGAAATTAAAACTGAACAGCTTGAAGGTAAAAATGAATTACTGAATGGTATTTACTATTACAATCCGGATATGAAGAGTATCAAAAAATATTCAAATCTGCTTCGTTCGGACTTAGGATTATCTAAGATTAAAAGCAACAAAGAATTCTTAAATTCACGTGTCATCAAAGCCTATGGAGAACTGATGCCGTTAACACCTATTGATGACAGTCTGTTGCGTAAAAACCAAAAAGATACAACAGATGAGGATCAATCTGAAGACGAAACACAATCAGATAATACAGAACAAAACAATAATTCGGGTAATGAACAATGGAATAATCAGCAAGATCCAAATGCTGGGTTTAACCAAGACCCTAATGCCGGAAACCAGCAAGATCCTAACATGAATATGGATCCGTCTCAGCAGCAAGCTCCTTCAGATCAAGGATATTATTAGAAAGGGAGAGCGATAGAATATGCCACGCAAGACCTATGAAAAATTAAACAATATTAATGGAATGTTTGGGATATTAGAACAGCAAATCATTCACAGTAAAGATATGGCGCATTTCAGAAATGAATTTTTCTATGTCAATCATGCTCATAGAGAAAATTACGAAGCGCTATTGCTTTATTACAAAGACAGCTTAGAAAACCCATTTATAGACGGAGCTTGTTATATCGTCGCATTACCAGAAATTTTTGATCGTGTCGACGTATTCCAATCTGAACTGCCCTTCTCTTGGGTTTACGATGAAAATGGAATTACTGAAACAATGAAATCAATCAGTGTACCGATTCAATACTTGATTGCGGCGGCACTTGAAGTCACAGATGTCAACATCTTCAAACCTTCAGGCTTCACAATGGGTATGAATAACTGGAACATTGCACAAATGCGTATCTTCTGGCAATATACAGCAATCGTACGTAAATTTGCACAATAAAAAATCAATCGCTGCAGAGCAAATACATGCATCTGCAGCGATTTTTTTGTACCCTAAGAACAACTCTTTAAAATAAAAAGATGAGGATGATGATTATGTTTAAATTAGCACAGAACAAAAAAGAAATGAACGATGTCTTTCATGTAAGAACTGAAGTTTTTGTAGACGAGCAAAATGTTCCTTTAGAAAATGAGATCGATGAATATGAAGATAGTTCAACACACATCATCGGCTATGATGAAAATGATCAAGCAATCGCAACAGCACGTTACAGAAATGTCGATGGCGCCGCAAAAATCGAACGTGTTGCTGTAATAAAAGCATTGCGCAATCAAGGTATCGGCAAAAGCCTGATGACATTTATTGAAGACGCTGTGAAAAAAGATGGTTTTACACAAGCTGTTTTAAACGGACAAGTACAAGCACAACCTTTCTATGAAGCGCTTGGTTATCAAGCTGAAGGTGATATCTTCTTAGAAGAAAATATTGAACATGTGGTCATGAAGAAATCATTATAATTTCTTTGTTTTTTACTATATTTACAACACGAAAAGTATATTAATGCTATTTTTAGTGGAAGTTTACTTTTGAAACAAAGTACATTTCAGATTAAGGTTTCATTACAAAATGATTAAAAACCTCTCTATACGTCTTAAGTCGTACTATAATATATGAAAATGATATATTACATAGGTTTGACATAGTGTCATATTCATTCAGTCTGCTAGTGGCTATGTGTGTAGAAATGATATGGCCTGGATACTTGTTACTAACACGTTTTGATTATAACAATTATGTTAATAACATCATCAAGTCATCTATTTTCTAACGTCATCGACAGATACAACTACTTGACGTTAAGAATCAAACATCTCGGAACTTTTCGATATACCGATCCAGACGTTTATCTACAGACTGTAATATATTCAAATATAATATATTGTTAAAAGGAGTATCATTTTATGTCTAAAAAGTTTCATTACAAAACCCCAGCTATCATTGCATTAACGATTGCAGGTACTGCTATTACTACGCACCAAGCATTTGCGCAAAGCAATACAGACTCGGCAGATAGCACGAACACAACAAGCAATGTGAACCAGAATCAACAACCGACTGACAACCAAACTGCAAAAAGTACAACAACAACTCAGAATACAACTAACCAAATTGCAGGCACACAAGAATACAAAGACCCTGCACAAGTTCAACCAAAAACTACAGAAAACAACTTGAACTACGATTCAAAACTTGATCAATTGTCTACTCAAGCAGATACAAGTAATGGAGCAACTGCTCAAACTACAACTGATTCTCAAAACAATACGTCTGACAACACAACAACAGACACTACACAAGCTGAATCAAACCAACAAACACAACAAGAAGACACTGCTCAAACTGAAGCTCAAGCTCAGCAAACACAACAAGCGGAAACTGCTGCTCAAAATGAAGCACAAGCTCAACAAACACAACAAGCTGATACTGCAGCTCAAAATGCAACACAAGCTCAACAAACACAGCAAGCAGATACTACTGCTCAAGTTAATACACAAACACAGCAAAAAGCTGAAACAACAGCACAACCTACAACATATGCGGCGCGTTCAGTACAGCCGACAACATATGCTGCACGTTCAGTTGCACCGTCAACAACGACTTCTACACGTTCTGTGCAACCAACAACATATGCTGCAGCAGCTACATCATTACCTAAATATCAACCAAGAGTCAACTCTTCAATTAATAACTATATCCGTAACAAAAACTATACGGTACCGACATATGAACAAGATTTCTCATATAATATTCCGAAATATAGTTACAGATACGGCAAACCTGAAGGTATTGTAATTCACGATACTGCAAATGAAAACTCAACGTTGAATAACGAAGTTGCTTACATGAAAAACAACTGGCAAAATGCCTTTGTTCATGGTTTCGTAGATGGTAATCGTATCGTTGAAACAGCAAACACAGATTACCTTGCATGGGGTGCAGGACCTGTTGCCAACCAACGTTATATTCATATGGAATTAGTGCATACGCATGATTACGACTCATTTGCACGTCAAATGAACAACATTGCTGATTATGCAGCAACAAACTTGCAATACTATGGTTTAAAACCAGATAGTGCTGAATATGATGGTCAAGGTACAGTTTGGACACATAAAGCTGTTTCTAACTTCTTAGGCGGAACAGACCACGTTGACCCGCACGGTTATTTACAATCACGCGGTTACAACTATGATGCATTATATGACTTGATTAATGAAAAATATCAAATCAAACAAGGTTTAGTTGCACCTTGGGGTTCAACAACTGCGACTGCACCTAATACAAATACATCTACAACAACGAAACCAAGCACAAATACAACAACACGCCCTACTACAAACACATCATCTCAATTACGAGTGATTCCAGTAGATTCATTAGGTCGTTTATCTTCAACAAATCACGGTATTTACAAAACAGTTTATGATAAAGCAGGCGTTCAAAACTCAGCTTTAAATAACCAAACTTACCGTTTAACTAAAAAAGCGTTATTAGGTGAAAAATCATTCTACTTAATTACGGATTACAATAAAGGTACAAACTATGGTTGGGTGCAAACTGGCGACTTAACATATAAAGTCGGCCACCCAGTTACAACTAACACTAAAACTTACGGTATCCAATCAGGTACTAAATTATACAGCACACCTTGGGGTACAGATCGCCAAGTAGCTGCGACAGTATCTGGTACAGGCACACAAGCATTCAAAGCTTCTAAACAAACAGAAGTCAGCCCTTCTCAATACATTTATGGTACAGTGAACGGCAAATCTGGTTGGGTTGCAAGCTCAAAATTAGGCAGCTATACAGCACCAAAAACAACAGTAACTACTAAGAAAACAGATGTAAAAGGTGCATTCACAGCAACACCATCAAAAACTACAACAACTAAAGCACCAACAAAATCAACAACAACTAAAACAACTGCGAAAGCACCGGCTAAAACGACAACGACTGCTAAAACAACTGCGAAAGCACCGACTACAACAGTTAAAACTGCAAAACCAGCTGTAAAAGCAGCTACAACAGTTAAAAAACCGTCAACTGTGTCTAAAGCAGTCAATACAGTTAAAACAGCAGCTAAAACTACAGCAAAAGCTGTTCAACCGACAGCTAAAGCAGCTGTAACAAAAACTGCTGCTAAACCAGCAACAGCAACTAAAGCACCATTAAACAAAACAGTTGTTGTGAATAAATTAGGTCAATATGTAACAGATAACTATGGCTTACGTGCAAGTGTGTATGATAAAAAAGGTGCAAAAGCTGCACAATTCTTAGGCTACACTTACAACATCACACGTGAACGCAACCAAGATGGTACTTTATACTACTTATTGCAAAATATCGGTTTAACAACACCGCTTGGCTGGGTGAATGCAAAAGATGTTAAAGTAGCAGAACAAGGCAAAACAGCCCCTACTTCAAGACAATATACTGTAAACACTAAAAACAATGGTCTTTACACAACACCTTGGGGTACATCAAAACAATTAATCGATCCGTTAAATAAACAAAATGGTACATTCAACGCTTCAAAACGTACAGTAGTCAACAACACTCCTTACGTTTACGGTACAGTTAACGGTAAAACAGGCTGGGTTGCTGAAAAAACTTTAACACCTAAAACAACAACTACAGCAAACCGTGCTAACACAACAACTAAGCAGCAACCTGCTGTTAAATACAACCATGACTACATAGTAACAAGCAAAGGCGGTTACTATTACAATACGCCGAACGGCAAAGTATTAGGTTCATTAAAAGACCAATACGGCAACATCATCACAGTATTTGAAAAACAACTTGTGAACGGTATTACTTGGTACCATGGTACACTAGCAAACGGTCAATCTGTATGGGTAAAATCAGCTGATGTACGCGACACATTAACAAGAACTACAACTTCAAGCAATACATTAGACCAAGCAGTTGCAAAACAAATGAACTTGCCATGGTCTCCTAAAGTACAACATGTAGCAGGCAAATGGGTAGACGCTTCTAAAGACGAAGTGAAAACTGCGATGGATCCTAGAACTATTTCACAAGACGCAACACAAAGATACCAATTCTTACGTCTTGATAAAGCACAACAAATGTCAGTAGACAGTGTAAACAAATTGCTTAAAGGCAAAGGTATTTTAGAAGGACAAGGTGCAGCATTTGCACAAGCAGCACAAACATATGATATTAATGAAATTTATTTAATCTCACATGCCCTTCTTGAAACTGGCAACGGTACTTCTGCTTTAGCAAACGGCGGATATGTTGATAACGCGAACAAAGTCGTTACAAACGGTACTAAAAAGTATTACAACATGTTCGGTATCGGCGCAATTGATACTGACGCAGTACGCGGCGGCTTTAAAACTGCAGCACATTACGGTTGGGACACTGTTGGAAAAGCAATCATCGGCGGTGCTAAATTCATCACAAGTGATTATTTAGACAGAGGTCAAAACACACTTTATCGTATGCGCTGGAACCCAGCAGCACCTGCAACACATCAATATGCAACAGATATTAACTGGGCAAGCCATAACGCG is a window from the Staphylococcus sp. IVB6181 genome containing:
- a CDS encoding LCP family protein — encoded protein: MNKIFKYFLILLSLVLVVIPIIFAVMLYKTSRSAIDSSFSDNSNRVSNLRQGKVNPSKEPISVLFLGIDDNKGRREGGQSTEKSRTDAMILSTFNPDKSQVRMLSIPRDTLSYIPKVGYYDKITHAHAFGGPTAAMDTVEATLNVPVDYYVRIDMDAFVEAVDELGGIYYDVPYDLNEPNTNDDGRIKVKKGYHKLNGDQALAVARTRYHDSDLKRGQRQMDLIKALATKAQRLDSVNKLDSLIKIVGKNSKHDLSNDDIQKLLTTYLPADLEIKTEQLEGKNELLNGIYYYNPDMKSIKKYSNLLRSDLGLSKIKSNKEFLNSRVIKAYGELMPLTPIDDSLLRKNQKDTTDEDQSEDETQSDNTEQNNNSGNEQWNNQQDPNAGFNQDPNAGNQQDPNMNMDPSQQQAPSDQGYY
- a CDS encoding DUF2538 family protein, yielding MPRKTYEKLNNINGMFGILEQQIIHSKDMAHFRNEFFYVNHAHRENYEALLLYYKDSLENPFIDGACYIVALPEIFDRVDVFQSELPFSWVYDENGITETMKSISVPIQYLIAAALEVTDVNIFKPSGFTMGMNNWNIAQMRIFWQYTAIVRKFAQ
- a CDS encoding GNAT family N-acetyltransferase — protein: MFKLAQNKKEMNDVFHVRTEVFVDEQNVPLENEIDEYEDSSTHIIGYDENDQAIATARYRNVDGAAKIERVAVIKALRNQGIGKSLMTFIEDAVKKDGFTQAVLNGQVQAQPFYEALGYQAEGDIFLEENIEHVVMKKSL
- a CDS encoding glucosaminidase domain-containing protein, with protein sequence MSKKFHYKTPAIIALTIAGTAITTHQAFAQSNTDSADSTNTTSNVNQNQQPTDNQTAKSTTTTQNTTNQIAGTQEYKDPAQVQPKTTENNLNYDSKLDQLSTQADTSNGATAQTTTDSQNNTSDNTTTDTTQAESNQQTQQEDTAQTEAQAQQTQQAETAAQNEAQAQQTQQADTAAQNATQAQQTQQADTTAQVNTQTQQKAETTAQPTTYAARSVQPTTYAARSVAPSTTTSTRSVQPTTYAAAATSLPKYQPRVNSSINNYIRNKNYTVPTYEQDFSYNIPKYSYRYGKPEGIVIHDTANENSTLNNEVAYMKNNWQNAFVHGFVDGNRIVETANTDYLAWGAGPVANQRYIHMELVHTHDYDSFARQMNNIADYAATNLQYYGLKPDSAEYDGQGTVWTHKAVSNFLGGTDHVDPHGYLQSRGYNYDALYDLINEKYQIKQGLVAPWGSTTATAPNTNTSTTTKPSTNTTTRPTTNTSSQLRVIPVDSLGRLSSTNHGIYKTVYDKAGVQNSALNNQTYRLTKKALLGEKSFYLITDYNKGTNYGWVQTGDLTYKVGHPVTTNTKTYGIQSGTKLYSTPWGTDRQVAATVSGTGTQAFKASKQTEVSPSQYIYGTVNGKSGWVASSKLGSYTAPKTTVTTKKTDVKGAFTATPSKTTTTKAPTKSTTTKTTAKAPAKTTTTAKTTAKAPTTTVKTAKPAVKAATTVKKPSTVSKAVNTVKTAAKTTAKAVQPTAKAAVTKTAAKPATATKAPLNKTVVVNKLGQYVTDNYGLRASVYDKKGAKAAQFLGYTYNITRERNQDGTLYYLLQNIGLTTPLGWVNAKDVKVAEQGKTAPTSRQYTVNTKNNGLYTTPWGTSKQLIDPLNKQNGTFNASKRTVVNNTPYVYGTVNGKTGWVAEKTLTPKTTTTANRANTTTKQQPAVKYNHDYIVTSKGGYYYNTPNGKVLGSLKDQYGNIITVFEKQLVNGITWYHGTLANGQSVWVKSADVRDTLTRTTTSSNTLDQAVAKQMNLPWSPKVQHVAGKWVDASKDEVKTAMDPRTISQDATQRYQFLRLDKAQQMSVDSVNKLLKGKGILEGQGAAFAQAAQTYDINEIYLISHALLETGNGTSALANGGYVDNANKVVTNGTKKYYNMFGIGAIDTDAVRGGFKTAAHYGWDTVGKAIIGGAKFITSDYLDRGQNTLYRMRWNPAAPATHQYATDINWASHNAARMKQMYDKIGETGKYFDVDIYKA